A single region of the Chryseobacterium sp. 6424 genome encodes:
- a CDS encoding VanZ family protein — MDKISRIFRKILWVYWVFLTYMLLRPSVESADYPFMFSGIDKVLHLVIFAMLGFCFCAAFPRVKFWTFFQLMIIYSLLTEILQGTMGLGRSLETLDLLADTIGFLLGYLMFIKLKRTIS; from the coding sequence TTGGATAAGATCTCCCGAATATTCAGGAAAATCCTGTGGGTTTACTGGGTATTTCTTACCTATATGTTGCTGCGCCCAAGCGTAGAGAGCGCCGACTATCCGTTTATGTTCAGCGGAATTGATAAGGTTCTACATTTAGTCATATTTGCCATGTTGGGATTCTGCTTTTGTGCAGCATTCCCTAGGGTAAAATTCTGGACATTCTTTCAGCTGATGATTATCTACTCGCTACTAACTGAAATTTTGCAGGGAACGATGGGATTAGGCCGCTCACTTGAAACATTGGATCTGTTAGCCGATACCATAGGCTTTCTACTAGGATATCTAATGTTTATTAAACTTAAAAGAACTATCTCATAA
- the gcvH gene encoding glycine cleavage system protein GcvH, translating to MNTPSELKYTKDHEWIRIEGNVATIGITDFAQGELGDIVFVDVDSVDEELSAGDVFGSVEAVKTVSDLYLPVSGKVIEFNEELEGQPELLNTDPYGNGWIIKLEVAEGADLGELITAEEYQASLG from the coding sequence ATGAACACACCATCAGAATTAAAGTACACCAAAGATCATGAATGGATCAGGATTGAAGGAAATGTAGCCACCATCGGCATTACCGACTTTGCGCAGGGCGAATTAGGGGACATCGTTTTTGTTGATGTAGATTCCGTGGACGAAGAGCTCTCCGCCGGCGATGTATTTGGCAGTGTAGAGGCAGTAAAAACCGTATCAGATCTTTATCTGCCAGTTTCTGGAAAGGTGATTGAATTTAATGAAGAACTTGAAGGGCAGCCTGAACTGTTGAATACCGATCCGTATGGCAATGGGTGGATCATTAAACTGGAAGTAGCCGAAGGTGCAGACCTTGGGGAACTGATTACTGCAGAGGAATATCAGGCGTCACTTGGATAA